The Methylomarinum vadi genome has a window encoding:
- a CDS encoding GTPase produces MAYAYSDLVGRAQAWARQAIADRRLEPEQAEEILSIDTRTPDNLFADIDSRPLIVAFMGGTGVGKSSLLNRLAGQAIARTGIERPTSREVTLYHHEAVALKQLPAGLPLEKITISRHRDDSKSNIIWVDMPDFDSVEQSNKQLVLEWLPHIDVLLYVVSPERYRDNKAWRLLLAEGARHAWLFVLNQWDRGQTEQYQDFRRQLAKAGFEDPLVYRTICTENTQDEFGELVDQLDRLSTGYSLQELEQRGREVRIRQLLETMQQCQKGLAGLDFQRLQDCCNQQWQKTEQLLSEGFNWPLMQLASAYAEKGGGKPDISIWDDWAQSRFNDLLDGMVVKAAQLDIPAKPLKAALAPLRENAAKIIGTQTELSCRKALIRPGNSLQRFLIKFLRFAEFVLPLAAMTLVGYLVVTGFYQSAQTGKSYLGTDFAIHSVLLIGLSWLAPYFLHKKLQPSLQKAALAGLKKGLDSAFVQIEGEIKQALENDIRQHRLLYGQLSELIAACRERAESSKPLQHDRQLERMLIE; encoded by the coding sequence ATGGCTTACGCATACTCTGACTTGGTAGGGCGCGCCCAGGCCTGGGCCCGACAGGCGATCGCGGATAGGCGACTCGAACCCGAACAGGCTGAGGAAATTCTATCGATCGACACGCGCACGCCCGACAATTTATTCGCCGATATCGACAGCCGGCCGTTGATAGTCGCTTTCATGGGGGGGACTGGCGTCGGCAAGAGTTCGTTGCTGAATCGTTTGGCAGGCCAGGCGATCGCCCGGACCGGCATAGAAAGGCCAACCTCGCGGGAAGTTACCTTGTACCATCACGAGGCGGTCGCTCTGAAACAATTGCCGGCCGGCTTGCCGTTGGAAAAAATCACGATCAGTCGCCATCGGGACGATAGCAAGAGCAATATAATTTGGGTCGATATGCCCGATTTCGACAGCGTTGAACAGAGTAACAAACAGTTGGTGCTGGAATGGCTGCCGCATATCGACGTATTGCTCTATGTCGTCAGTCCGGAGCGGTATCGAGATAACAAAGCCTGGCGGTTGTTATTGGCCGAGGGCGCTCGCCATGCCTGGTTGTTCGTTTTGAACCAATGGGATAGGGGGCAAACCGAGCAATATCAGGATTTCAGGCGGCAGCTGGCCAAGGCCGGTTTCGAAGATCCTTTGGTTTATCGCACGATATGTACCGAAAACACACAGGATGAGTTCGGCGAACTGGTGGATCAATTGGACCGATTGTCGACCGGTTACAGTTTGCAGGAGCTGGAACAGCGCGGCCGGGAGGTGCGCATCCGACAATTGCTGGAGACGATGCAGCAATGCCAAAAAGGTCTCGCGGGACTGGATTTTCAGCGCTTGCAGGATTGTTGTAACCAGCAATGGCAAAAAACCGAACAGTTGTTAAGCGAGGGTTTTAACTGGCCGCTGATGCAATTGGCGAGCGCCTATGCGGAAAAAGGCGGGGGCAAGCCGGATATTTCAATATGGGATGATTGGGCGCAAAGCCGCTTCAATGATTTGTTGGATGGCATGGTCGTGAAGGCCGCACAACTGGATATACCGGCCAAACCGTTGAAAGCCGCGCTGGCGCCGTTACGGGAAAACGCGGCCAAAATCATCGGCACGCAGACGGAATTGTCCTGCCGTAAAGCTTTAATCCGGCCTGGCAATAGTCTGCAACGTTTTTTGATCAAGTTCCTGCGCTTTGCCGAATTCGTCTTGCCGTTGGCGGCCATGACCTTGGTCGGTTATTTGGTCGTGACCGGTTTTTACCAGAGCGCGCAAACCGGGAAGTCTTATCTCGGCACCGATTTCGCCATACACAGTGTCTTATTGATCGGCCTCAGTTGGCTGGCGCCTTATTTTTTACATAAGAAACTGCAGCCGTCATTGCAAAAGGCGGCGTTGGCGGGGCTTAAAAAAGGCCTGGATTCCGCTTTTGTGCAAATAGAAGGGGAAATCAAGCAAGCCTTGGAAAACGACATACGGCAACATCGGTTGTTGTATGGTCAATTGTCGGAATTGATTGCCGCGTGCCGGGAAAGGGCCGAATCGTCCAAGCCGTTGCAGCATGACCGTCAACTGGAACGCATGCTGATCGAATAG
- a CDS encoding DUF763 domain-containing protein has product MRTGYSQLPLHGGRAPRWLFERMTRLAREIICHLVAEFGAEGALQRLSDPFWFQAFGCVLGFDWHSSGVTTTTCGAVKEGIKGLERELNFYAAGGKGKVSRKTPDEIRRTCETTGYDGEKLVSASRLSAKVDSSAVQDGYQIYHHAFFFTANGRWCVVQQGMNEASGMARRYHWLGNEQTDFVNEPHSAVCCDHRGKVLNFVARESKISRERVTQLAAQPEREMEQVLQRRPELLMPRRHWVRSEDINSKYLHKILLKTYEEAPADFTTLLGIQGVGPKTLRALALTAELIYGTKTSVRDPARFSFAHGGKDGTPFPVDRENYDRTIEVLHNALNRAKLDRSEKLDALKRLGRLR; this is encoded by the coding sequence ATGAGAACCGGTTACAGTCAATTGCCTTTGCACGGCGGTAGGGCGCCGCGCTGGCTATTCGAACGAATGACCCGGCTGGCGCGCGAGATCATTTGTCATTTGGTGGCCGAGTTCGGTGCCGAAGGCGCGTTGCAGCGGCTATCCGACCCCTTTTGGTTTCAGGCTTTCGGCTGCGTTCTCGGATTCGATTGGCATTCCAGCGGCGTAACGACCACCACTTGCGGCGCGGTCAAGGAAGGTATCAAGGGGCTCGAACGCGAATTGAACTTTTATGCGGCGGGCGGTAAGGGCAAGGTGTCGCGCAAGACGCCCGACGAGATTCGCCGCACATGCGAAACTACCGGCTATGACGGCGAAAAACTGGTCTCGGCCAGCCGGCTGTCGGCCAAGGTCGACAGCTCCGCCGTTCAAGACGGCTACCAGATTTATCACCATGCTTTTTTCTTCACCGCTAACGGTCGCTGGTGCGTCGTGCAGCAGGGCATGAACGAGGCTTCCGGGATGGCCAGGCGTTACCATTGGCTAGGCAACGAACAAACCGATTTCGTCAACGAACCGCATAGCGCCGTGTGTTGCGATCATCGCGGCAAGGTGCTGAATTTTGTTGCCCGGGAAAGCAAGATTTCCCGGGAACGGGTCACGCAACTGGCGGCGCAACCGGAAAGGGAAATGGAACAAGTGCTGCAACGGCGGCCGGAATTGCTGATGCCGCGCCGGCATTGGGTGCGCAGCGAAGATATTAATTCCAAGTATCTCCACAAAATCTTGCTAAAAACCTATGAAGAGGCGCCGGCCGATTTTACCACGTTGCTCGGTATTCAGGGCGTCGGCCCGAAAACGCTGAGGGCCTTGGCTTTGACGGCGGAATTGATATACGGCACCAAGACCAGCGTCAGGGACCCGGCGCGTTTCTCTTTCGCCCATGGCGGCAAGGACGGTACGCCGTTTCCGGTGGACCGGGAGAATTACGATCGCACGATCGAAGTGTTGCACAACGCCCTGAATCGGGCAAAACTCGATCGCAGCGAGAAACTGGATGCGTTGAAACGGTTGGGAAGGCTGAGGTAA
- a CDS encoding DUF4339 domain-containing protein: MSKDYFFSKNNQQTGPLDLEAIKKKIAEGTITSQTLVWREGMDNWKPADQIQELSTFFKSGAKPPPLPRNPKTPPPLSDDDIPAGLTPFEEKAYRFAKAMYPPWKGRHFPIGAYVRKNPKHAVYVVAGTFAAMIAVLILFVFSLSSDKEQIQQYTQGPQEMPMGQTPPPGWQAQHRAIMDAQREIGQMSHDAYIYKRDREDKMDDFRRKMETNDD; this comes from the coding sequence ATGAGTAAAGATTATTTTTTCAGCAAAAATAATCAACAAACCGGTCCGTTGGACCTGGAAGCGATCAAAAAGAAGATCGCGGAAGGCACCATCACCTCTCAGACACTCGTCTGGCGCGAAGGCATGGATAATTGGAAGCCTGCCGATCAAATCCAGGAATTATCGACATTCTTCAAGAGCGGCGCCAAACCGCCTCCCTTACCCCGAAATCCGAAGACGCCCCCACCGCTGTCTGATGACGATATCCCTGCAGGATTGACTCCCTTTGAAGAAAAGGCTTATCGATTTGCGAAAGCCATGTACCCTCCCTGGAAAGGAAGGCATTTTCCGATCGGTGCCTATGTTCGGAAAAACCCGAAGCACGCTGTTTATGTAGTAGCCGGGACGTTCGCCGCCATGATCGCTGTCCTTATCCTGTTCGTCTTTTCTCTATCTTCCGACAAGGAACAAATCCAACAGTATACTCAGGGCCCGCAGGAAATGCCGATGGGCCAGACGCCCCCTCCGGGCTGGCAGGCCCAACACCGGGCTATAATGGATGCGCAACGAGAGATCGGCCAAATGAGTCACGACGCCTACATTTACAAGCGCGACCGGGAGGATAAAATGGATGATTTTCGCCGGAAGATGGAGACAAACGACGATTAG
- a CDS encoding 5-(carboxyamino)imidazole ribonucleotide synthase codes for MKIGILGGGQLARMIALAGYPLAQNFIILDPGADAGAVPLGEHLHGAYDDMKLVAELAKKADVVTYEFENVPAKVAEFLSDHTHIYPPARALEVAQDRLTEKNFFHQLEIPTAPFAPVDSLEDLQQAMTEIGYPAILKSRRLGYDGKGQVVLKSAEQLPFAWASMQGAASIVEGFVPFQREVSIIAVRSPSGATAFYPLSENRHSGGILRVAECREDDPLQASAEDFATRLLEALNYVGVITLELFDMNGQLLANEFAPRVHNSGHWTIEGAETSQFENHLRAILDLPLGSTRARGHTAMVNFIGGVPDSEQVLKIPNAHLHLYDKAARKGRKVAHATIRSDDIEQFRQSLQQLIVLAEASDDS; via the coding sequence ATGAAAATAGGCATTTTAGGAGGCGGCCAGCTGGCCCGCATGATCGCCCTAGCAGGCTACCCTTTGGCGCAAAATTTCATCATTCTCGATCCCGGCGCCGATGCCGGCGCCGTCCCCCTGGGCGAACACCTGCATGGCGCCTACGACGACATGAAGCTAGTGGCGGAACTGGCTAAAAAAGCCGATGTCGTGACCTATGAATTCGAAAATGTACCCGCCAAGGTTGCCGAATTCCTCAGTGATCACACGCATATTTATCCGCCGGCCAGGGCGCTGGAGGTCGCACAAGACCGACTCACGGAAAAAAACTTTTTCCATCAATTAGAAATCCCCACCGCGCCGTTCGCTCCTGTCGACAGCCTGGAAGATCTGCAGCAGGCGATGACCGAAATCGGTTATCCGGCCATATTGAAAAGCCGGCGCCTGGGTTATGATGGCAAGGGCCAAGTGGTCCTCAAGTCGGCCGAGCAACTGCCATTTGCCTGGGCATCGATGCAAGGCGCAGCCTCGATCGTCGAAGGCTTCGTTCCATTCCAACGCGAAGTGTCGATCATCGCCGTCCGTAGCCCCAGCGGAGCAACTGCGTTCTATCCATTATCGGAAAACCGACACAGCGGCGGTATCCTCCGCGTCGCCGAATGCCGAGAAGACGATCCGCTGCAAGCTTCCGCCGAGGACTTTGCAACCCGCCTGCTGGAAGCATTGAATTATGTCGGCGTGATCACCTTAGAATTGTTCGACATGAATGGCCAGTTGCTAGCCAACGAATTCGCGCCACGGGTGCATAACTCCGGCCATTGGACCATCGAAGGCGCCGAAACCAGTCAGTTCGAAAATCATCTGCGCGCAATCCTGGATCTGCCGCTGGGTTCGACCAGGGCGCGCGGCCACACTGCCATGGTCAATTTCATCGGTGGCGTGCCGGACAGCGAACAAGTGCTGAAGATTCCCAACGCCCATTTGCATCTTTATGACAAGGCAGCGCGCAAGGGCCGCAAAGTCGCCCATGCCACGATCCGTTCCGACGATATCGAACAATTCCGTCAATCATTGCAGCAATTGATCGTGTTGGCCGAAGCGAGCGACGATTCTTGA